One Idiomarina loihiensis L2TR genomic window carries:
- a CDS encoding DUF6985 domain-containing protein codes for MQLENLAEWLEGLRKEDDLLVGELHVPFLQQKESIEVCFVGQKRAVTESQQKTLLGYLEQLDTIHQQAVERIFTDYQTNVDIYRRAFQEWGEDPDEHAPLVNSAEDLAPVMLYQSLFIPSWKDVGTFGMGFWAKWEVEHGVGIKFESWRLLEAGENSVHFCFE; via the coding sequence GTGCAGTTAGAAAACCTTGCTGAGTGGCTTGAAGGACTTCGGAAGGAAGACGACCTTCTTGTTGGTGAGCTGCATGTGCCCTTCTTGCAACAAAAAGAATCTATAGAAGTCTGCTTTGTGGGCCAGAAGAGGGCAGTCACGGAGAGTCAGCAGAAGACGCTGCTGGGTTATCTTGAGCAACTTGATACCATTCATCAGCAGGCCGTGGAACGAATCTTTACTGACTACCAGACAAATGTCGACATCTATCGGAGAGCTTTTCAAGAGTGGGGTGAAGATCCCGATGAGCATGCTCCTCTCGTCAATTCTGCTGAAGACTTAGCCCCAGTTATGTTGTATCAGAGCTTATTTATTCCTTCCTGGAAGGATGTAGGGACTTTCGGCATGGGGTTTTGGGCTAAGTGGGAAGTTGAGCATGGCGTCGGAATAAAATTTGAGAGCTGGCGCCTACTTGAAGCAGGCGAAAACTCTGTTCATTTTTGTTTTGAATAA
- a CDS encoding YaeQ family protein, giving the protein MALQATPYKISLDISDTDRGVYESVKFTVARHPSETELRLASRVLAYAMFYHPHLAFGRGLSDTDEAALWEIDLTGEIQHWIDVGLPDAARVIKASRRAPKMSVVVYGNARLWREKVLPKFAHLNNVNVFVLPQNELAEIAEKLHRSTHWGVMISDGQLYISDGDEQVIVALECWHGEMPEASL; this is encoded by the coding sequence ATGGCATTACAAGCAACTCCTTATAAAATTTCACTGGATATATCAGATACTGATCGCGGTGTTTACGAGAGTGTGAAATTTACTGTTGCACGCCATCCATCTGAGACAGAGCTGCGTTTAGCCTCACGAGTACTGGCTTATGCGATGTTCTATCATCCGCATTTAGCCTTTGGCCGGGGGTTATCCGATACCGATGAAGCGGCACTTTGGGAAATAGATCTCACCGGTGAAATTCAGCATTGGATTGATGTTGGCCTACCGGATGCTGCGCGGGTTATTAAAGCCAGTCGACGTGCACCGAAGATGTCCGTAGTTGTGTATGGCAATGCGCGTTTGTGGCGAGAAAAAGTGCTACCGAAGTTTGCCCATTTAAACAACGTGAATGTGTTTGTTTTACCGCAAAATGAGCTAGCGGAAATTGCTGAAAAATTACATCGCTCAACACACTGGGGCGTAATGATAAGCGATGGTCAGCTGTATATCAGTGATGGTGATGAGCAGGTGATTGTTGCGCTTGAGTGTTGGCATGGTGAAATGCCCGAGGCATCGCTGTAG
- a CDS encoding DUF4241 domain-containing protein: protein MQNSNNVVGKQSSYDEPMNLPEERVKSFISHWYEQWLQAEAKSETEKNNDQGFDFGYWRDLMSAVDKAHFVAGSGSGSDNSFGPADYDPNNEKIIECDIQGDLAQLLTELHQDEGRPSNYHAYELKLDAEKDWKITRIHTLFHPPKSPVIAPEQHADILAMSSSAAPLMNKQENLNLNEQTLFQKNRRVTIPHLDEGETKLEEVGKLQISSGILGILDFGYDIYRFEPLQRRVTPGEYLVETVTTHDRVAGIRVKLSESEQAVKWYAANTPSGNGVYGVDAGNLAIFDVANLVELSHFRKEKLFNEWSLEGKTELLSMTGQDDCVICTSGFGDGAYPAFWGVNEQDEVVSLYIDFMILVQETENGSYESI, encoded by the coding sequence ATGCAAAATTCAAATAATGTTGTCGGCAAGCAGAGTAGTTACGACGAGCCAATGAATTTACCTGAAGAGAGGGTTAAGTCGTTTATTTCCCATTGGTATGAACAATGGTTGCAAGCCGAGGCAAAAAGCGAGACTGAAAAGAATAACGATCAGGGGTTTGATTTTGGCTACTGGCGTGATCTTATGTCCGCTGTCGATAAAGCTCACTTTGTTGCCGGCAGTGGTTCAGGGTCTGACAATTCGTTTGGGCCCGCCGACTACGACCCGAATAACGAAAAAATCATTGAATGTGATATTCAAGGCGACTTGGCTCAACTGCTTACCGAGCTGCATCAAGATGAGGGTAGGCCTTCAAATTATCATGCCTACGAGCTCAAGTTAGATGCAGAAAAAGACTGGAAAATAACGCGGATACATACTCTTTTTCATCCTCCCAAAAGCCCGGTTATTGCCCCTGAACAACATGCTGATATTCTTGCTATGTCGAGCTCCGCTGCTCCCCTTATGAATAAACAAGAGAATTTAAACCTTAATGAACAGACTCTTTTTCAGAAAAACCGGCGTGTCACAATCCCGCATTTAGATGAAGGAGAGACAAAACTGGAAGAGGTTGGAAAGCTCCAAATTAGCTCAGGTATTCTCGGGATTCTAGATTTTGGCTATGATATTTACCGGTTTGAACCGCTGCAACGGAGGGTAACGCCGGGCGAGTATCTTGTTGAAACGGTAACCACTCATGATCGAGTCGCTGGCATTCGGGTAAAGCTAAGTGAAAGCGAGCAGGCAGTAAAATGGTACGCGGCGAATACACCGAGCGGTAATGGAGTTTATGGTGTCGACGCTGGAAACTTGGCTATATTCGATGTTGCGAACCTTGTGGAACTAAGCCATTTCAGAAAAGAAAAACTCTTTAACGAATGGAGCCTGGAGGGGAAAACAGAGCTGTTATCAATGACCGGGCAAGATGACTGCGTTATTTGCACCAGCGGTTTCGGCGATGGCGCTTATCCCGCATTTTGGGGCGTTAATGAGCAAGATGAAGTGGTCTCGCTGTACATTGATTTCATGATCCTTGTACAAGAAACTGAAAACGGCTCATATGAGTCGATTTAA
- a CDS encoding lipid kinase, with protein MQHALLVVNPKSRNGHSEVLTEAIDLLRNSGIEVEVCVTESASHMASCIENYREQDGVVIVAGGDGTISSALESIYKSNQTLAILPMGTANDFARSLGLPQDVVPAAQAIIDDERERINLAKVNGNYFVNVAHVGLGVEVTRELTSEMKKYFGVFAYLGAFTSVIKRNKSFKVAIKADDWEDSVIAIHLAVGNGRFYGGGNIVDEDSTLLDGQLNLFCLKPIRWWRLLLLGVNFRHGNLEKAERVVCKKARKISVKTSRPKRIQADGEFKTETPAEFEVIPKAIEVIVGDMPVPNKNKE; from the coding sequence TTGCAACATGCATTGTTAGTGGTGAATCCGAAGAGTCGGAATGGTCACTCTGAGGTGCTAACAGAAGCTATCGATTTGCTCAGAAACTCCGGCATTGAGGTAGAGGTTTGCGTCACTGAAAGCGCATCTCACATGGCTTCCTGCATCGAAAATTACCGTGAGCAAGATGGTGTAGTTATTGTTGCCGGTGGCGATGGAACTATCAGCTCCGCGTTAGAGTCAATCTATAAAAGTAACCAAACCTTAGCCATTTTACCTATGGGTACGGCGAATGATTTCGCGCGGTCGCTGGGGCTGCCACAGGACGTTGTCCCGGCCGCACAGGCTATTATTGACGACGAGCGGGAACGCATAAACCTGGCAAAGGTGAACGGTAATTACTTTGTGAATGTTGCTCATGTTGGCTTAGGCGTAGAGGTGACCCGCGAGCTGACATCAGAAATGAAGAAGTATTTCGGAGTATTTGCTTATCTGGGGGCCTTTACCAGCGTAATTAAACGCAATAAAAGTTTTAAAGTTGCTATAAAAGCCGATGACTGGGAAGACTCTGTAATAGCTATTCACCTAGCGGTTGGTAATGGCCGTTTTTACGGTGGCGGAAATATTGTTGATGAAGACTCCACATTGCTGGATGGACAACTGAACTTATTTTGTTTGAAGCCAATACGTTGGTGGCGGTTGCTATTGCTGGGGGTAAATTTCCGTCATGGTAATTTAGAAAAGGCAGAACGTGTGGTCTGTAAAAAAGCCCGGAAAATTAGCGTTAAAACTTCCAGGCCTAAGCGGATTCAGGCCGACGGTGAGTTTAAAACAGAGACACCGGCTGAGTTTGAAGTGATCCCAAAGGCGATTGAAGTTATTGTTGGCGATATGCCAGTGCCAAATAAAAACAAGGAATAA
- a CDS encoding sensor histidine kinase: MTFNKKEKLSITALLIILYLIPAGLEWLEFDSENLHVIAISLPIWLAFFYLGPFWLFYWTQQNKHVARLHVVAQGVLYVLMMFAGANIVSRLHSMAFPQYQFPIKEQGLSAFLWGVFIFSMTHMYLLYQRFVQEQRLRKEAQLADLTSRLNPHFLFNSLNTISALIHSSPDKADDVLHKLSDILRYSVDQQNKWVPLEHELAVCETYLTVEKARFTDNLNISWQIASSVDMRQLKVPPLLLQPLIENVMKHVKRRPIELLISVQAEQGKLIFKVKDNGKGFSEPSLNEQSKAGQGLNIVKQRVDIAGGELSLFNDTSEQGGAVCEITLPIHACV; this comes from the coding sequence ATGACTTTCAATAAAAAAGAAAAACTGTCGATAACGGCGCTGCTGATTATTCTCTACTTAATACCTGCAGGGCTAGAGTGGTTAGAGTTTGATAGCGAAAACTTACACGTTATTGCGATAAGCCTGCCAATTTGGCTGGCCTTTTTTTACCTCGGCCCGTTTTGGCTGTTCTACTGGACTCAACAGAACAAGCATGTTGCCCGCTTACACGTGGTGGCGCAGGGCGTGTTGTACGTTCTGATGATGTTTGCTGGCGCCAATATCGTCAGCAGACTGCATTCGATGGCGTTTCCGCAGTACCAGTTTCCGATAAAAGAGCAGGGGCTGTCGGCATTTCTGTGGGGTGTGTTCATCTTCTCGATGACGCACATGTACCTTTTATACCAGCGCTTTGTTCAGGAGCAACGGTTGCGTAAAGAAGCCCAGCTGGCTGATTTGACCAGCCGTTTAAATCCACATTTTCTGTTCAACTCGTTGAACACCATTTCCGCGCTTATCCACTCATCACCTGACAAAGCCGATGATGTGTTGCATAAACTATCCGACATACTGCGTTACTCCGTGGATCAGCAAAATAAGTGGGTGCCGCTGGAGCACGAGCTTGCTGTTTGTGAAACCTATCTAACGGTTGAGAAAGCTAGGTTCACCGACAACTTGAACATTAGCTGGCAAATTGCGTCTTCGGTCGATATGCGGCAATTGAAGGTGCCGCCGCTGTTACTGCAGCCGCTAATTGAAAACGTTATGAAGCACGTGAAGCGCCGACCTATTGAGTTGCTCATTAGCGTGCAAGCGGAGCAGGGCAAGCTTATATTCAAGGTAAAAGACAACGGTAAAGGTTTTTCTGAGCCGTCGTTGAATGAGCAATCGAAGGCCGGTCAGGGTCTCAATATTGTAAAACAACGTGTTGATATTGCAGGTGGTGAGCTGTCGCTTTTTAACGATACGTCAGAGCAAGGAGGTGCGGTGTGCGAAATCACCTTACCCATTCACGCCTGCGTGTAA
- a CDS encoding LytR/AlgR family response regulator transcription factor, whose amino-acid sequence MRNHLTHSRLRVIIVEDEAPARSKLNTQLAQMEGVEIVAECADAPQAIHDINSLKPDLVLLDIELGELSGFDVLEAMKHPCHVIFTTAYSQYAVKAFEKQALDYLLKPFDLSRLRHALERVVLAQPQAAEPATVQFTAKVGDKIRILQSSDIRFVRASQGLVVAQCLEREHHLDDSLESLLNQLPSSFLRVHRNSIVNTQHIHQIEKWQNGALLLRFEGVNDTITTSRRGAAVLRKYLNL is encoded by the coding sequence GTGCGAAATCACCTTACCCATTCACGCCTGCGTGTAATTATTGTTGAAGACGAAGCGCCGGCGCGCTCGAAGTTAAATACGCAGCTTGCGCAAATGGAAGGCGTTGAGATTGTTGCGGAATGCGCTGATGCGCCTCAGGCAATACACGACATTAACTCGCTCAAACCAGATTTGGTTCTGTTAGACATTGAGTTGGGTGAGTTGTCAGGTTTTGACGTGCTGGAAGCAATGAAGCACCCCTGCCATGTGATATTTACCACGGCTTACAGCCAGTATGCCGTTAAAGCATTCGAGAAACAGGCGTTAGATTATCTACTGAAACCCTTTGATTTGTCTCGACTGCGTCATGCTTTAGAGCGCGTGGTATTAGCGCAGCCCCAGGCTGCAGAACCCGCCACCGTGCAATTCACCGCTAAAGTCGGCGATAAAATACGCATACTGCAATCATCCGATATTCGATTTGTGAGAGCTTCACAGGGACTGGTGGTAGCGCAATGCCTTGAGCGCGAACATCATTTGGATGACAGTCTGGAATCCCTGTTGAACCAGTTGCCAAGTTCCTTTTTGCGGGTGCACCGCAACAGCATCGTAAATACCCAACATATTCATCAAATAGAAAAGTGGCAAAACGGTGCACTTTTACTTCGTTTCGAGGGTGTAAACGACACCATTACGACCAGCAGACGTGGCGCCGCAGTGCTAAGAAAATATCTCAACCTATAA
- a CDS encoding amidohydrolase family protein: protein MKRLWLFAALFITTQALASDFVINNVLLPDFQTRELTPVNIEVADGKFKQIVDSSVLLSHSDVRDGKGQVIMPAFIDMHSHSMGNSSLDRSDYQYIGIRGTANAMLYAGVHGWLDLYSDENDIFEYRDQQFPQERDEAYVFAAGPCFTVPTGHCDFGETRLISTPEEAVTELRDLSGSKPNVVKVVFDNAGSKPTLDKATLKAFLNEARRLNIKSVVHIGSWSDIRTASELGADAVTHLPWHAMPDDIPELLVKQGTVIIPTVSVINELLYLHDSGSDEIAASVLSVPMTNALVEKDLLSDYPITAENKLYFDWIAGLKADGALENRNDAIKRLDAAGVNILVGSDGGNFAVFQGVGFHREMYFLQQMGMSPWDIVLGSTLKAYEFLGVDWGIEEGRPAHFTLHDKHIFEDLSLSTEVEQIYLHGRKVSREPLQDYANPGFFQYMKLFFGFEV, encoded by the coding sequence ATGAAAAGATTATGGTTATTCGCCGCGTTGTTTATAACCACGCAGGCTTTGGCAAGTGACTTTGTAATAAACAATGTGTTGCTGCCAGACTTTCAGACACGCGAGTTAACGCCCGTTAACATTGAAGTCGCGGACGGGAAGTTCAAACAAATTGTTGATAGCTCGGTGCTCTTGTCGCATTCCGATGTGCGTGACGGTAAAGGGCAAGTAATAATGCCAGCCTTTATCGATATGCATTCCCACAGCATGGGCAATTCATCGCTGGATCGTAGCGACTATCAATACATTGGTATACGCGGCACCGCGAACGCCATGTTGTACGCAGGCGTACATGGCTGGCTAGATTTATATAGCGATGAGAATGATATTTTTGAGTATCGCGATCAGCAATTTCCACAGGAGCGCGATGAAGCCTATGTGTTTGCCGCAGGTCCCTGCTTTACCGTGCCAACCGGACACTGTGACTTTGGTGAAACGCGATTGATCAGCACACCAGAGGAGGCGGTTACAGAGCTGAGGGATTTAAGCGGTTCAAAGCCTAATGTGGTGAAAGTTGTATTTGATAATGCCGGCAGTAAACCCACCCTTGATAAGGCGACGCTTAAGGCCTTTTTGAACGAAGCAAGGCGTCTAAATATTAAGTCGGTGGTGCATATCGGTTCCTGGAGTGATATTCGCACGGCCTCAGAATTAGGCGCTGATGCTGTTACCCACTTGCCCTGGCACGCTATGCCTGACGATATTCCCGAACTATTGGTAAAACAGGGTACCGTCATTATTCCTACGGTGAGTGTTATAAACGAGCTACTGTATTTGCACGACTCAGGCTCTGATGAGATTGCAGCCTCTGTACTTTCCGTTCCAATGACGAACGCATTAGTCGAGAAAGATCTGTTGAGCGACTACCCGATAACCGCAGAAAACAAACTGTATTTCGACTGGATTGCAGGGTTAAAGGCAGATGGCGCTCTCGAAAACCGGAACGATGCGATTAAGCGTTTAGATGCCGCTGGAGTCAATATACTGGTGGGCTCCGACGGTGGAAATTTCGCCGTATTTCAAGGCGTAGGTTTCCATCGAGAAATGTACTTTCTGCAGCAAATGGGCATGTCACCCTGGGATATTGTGTTGGGCTCCACCCTAAAGGCCTACGAGTTCCTCGGCGTAGACTGGGGAATTGAAGAAGGCCGTCCTGCGCATTTCACGTTGCACGACAAGCACATTTTTGAAGACTTAAGTCTTTCAACTGAGGTGGAACAGATTTATCTGCATGGACGAAAAGTGAGTCGAGAACCTTTGCAGGATTACGCCAATCCTGGGTTCTTTCAGTACATGAAGTTGTTTTTTGGGTTTGAGGTGTAG
- a CDS encoding GGDEF domain-containing protein has product MSQQQKQYDIHWLTGQFFDSSKESRYRDSIKARVRFESRLALPLVSVVVAMFGITDYNLLGLTREFYWLLTMRIAVVSSCLVLAFAIGRWGGYSRNAWLHSLPLWILATGIILIVPLRPESISTQITAVVVAIMAFYLLIPNLLTVAALASLYLTVGFLSAAAVYAGIPSENVLRVSLLLIMANIVGYCALLRIEFLQRKQFALLQDERDQNRDLLKEIKHRKSLEAQLRMVAERDALTGLDSRSHFMKRAEALLQRAQLEKTPFCLFMIDVDHFKRINDTWGHTRGDLILTKIAEVCEQSLRPTDVIGRFGGEEFVVGLPHTSPSEAQTIAERLKENVEALPLTAELSELCLSVTIGIAAAHGEEDDLDVLITRADNMLYEGKREGRNRVVMFGEGMDS; this is encoded by the coding sequence TTGTCACAACAACAAAAACAATACGACATACATTGGCTGACGGGGCAGTTTTTCGATTCCAGCAAAGAGTCCCGGTATCGCGACTCCATTAAAGCGCGGGTACGTTTCGAGTCCCGTCTTGCATTGCCTCTGGTGTCGGTGGTTGTTGCCATGTTTGGCATTACCGATTACAACTTGCTGGGGTTAACCCGCGAGTTTTATTGGTTGCTTACTATGCGTATAGCCGTGGTGAGCTCTTGTCTTGTGCTGGCTTTCGCTATCGGGCGCTGGGGTGGTTATTCCCGTAACGCCTGGCTGCATAGTTTGCCGCTATGGATTCTGGCAACGGGCATTATTCTCATTGTTCCGTTGCGCCCGGAAAGTATTTCCACCCAGATAACCGCAGTGGTGGTTGCGATAATGGCTTTCTATCTTCTCATTCCAAACCTGCTCACAGTGGCAGCGTTAGCGAGCCTCTATTTAACCGTCGGATTTTTGTCTGCAGCGGCAGTTTATGCCGGAATTCCTTCAGAGAATGTGCTTCGCGTTAGTCTTTTGCTGATTATGGCCAATATTGTGGGCTACTGTGCTTTATTACGTATAGAGTTTCTGCAGCGCAAGCAATTTGCACTACTTCAGGATGAGCGTGATCAAAACCGTGATCTGCTCAAGGAAATAAAGCATCGAAAATCATTGGAAGCGCAATTGCGCATGGTGGCTGAGCGGGACGCTCTGACGGGGCTGGATAGCCGAAGCCATTTTATGAAGCGGGCCGAAGCTTTATTGCAACGAGCTCAGTTGGAAAAAACGCCGTTTTGCCTCTTTATGATCGACGTAGACCATTTTAAGCGCATTAATGATACCTGGGGTCATACTCGCGGAGATTTAATTTTGACCAAAATAGCCGAGGTTTGCGAACAGTCGCTGCGACCCACTGATGTTATAGGGCGCTTTGGTGGTGAAGAGTTCGTCGTAGGCCTGCCGCATACCAGCCCCAGCGAAGCGCAAACCATAGCCGAGCGTCTGAAAGAGAACGTTGAAGCACTGCCATTAACCGCTGAATTAAGTGAGCTGTGCCTGAGCGTGACCATAGGTATTGCGGCAGCACATGGTGAAGAGGATGACCTCGACGTCCTCATAACACGCGCGGATAACATGTTGTATGAAGGTAAGCGCGAAGGCAGAAACAGGGTGGTGATGTTTGGAGAGGGGATGGATTCTTGA
- a CDS encoding YoaK family protein: protein MISKLPKWIEYGAFVAGCINAIGLLGFEHQAVSHVSGTATLFGTSMLSGSFDEVLHLAGVLFSFFVGAGLSGYLLHGTQLKLSRRYDIALAAESLLIFASFYLLSEGSFYGHFTASLACGMQNALATTYSGAIVRTTHLTGIFTDLGIMFGSVMRGKAFDKRKAVLFGLIIAGFVTGGTSGAYLFMLLQFQALLVPAVICLALAILYRVHYRRSGQHK, encoded by the coding sequence TTGATATCTAAATTACCTAAATGGATTGAGTATGGGGCGTTTGTCGCCGGCTGTATAAACGCTATTGGCTTGCTTGGTTTTGAACACCAGGCGGTTTCTCATGTTTCAGGTACTGCCACTTTGTTTGGTACCAGTATGCTATCGGGCTCTTTCGATGAGGTGCTGCATTTGGCCGGTGTGTTGTTCTCGTTTTTTGTCGGTGCCGGTCTGTCTGGATATCTATTGCACGGCACACAGCTAAAGTTAAGCCGTCGTTACGACATTGCTCTCGCAGCTGAATCACTGCTGATATTTGCTTCGTTTTACTTACTGTCTGAAGGATCATTTTACGGTCATTTCACCGCATCATTAGCCTGCGGTATGCAGAATGCCCTGGCAACGACGTACAGCGGTGCCATTGTACGGACTACGCACCTCACCGGTATTTTTACTGACTTAGGCATTATGTTTGGGTCGGTTATGCGCGGCAAAGCTTTCGATAAAAGAAAAGCGGTATTGTTTGGATTAATCATTGCCGGCTTTGTTACCGGAGGAACATCCGGCGCCTATCTGTTCATGTTATTACAGTTCCAGGCGTTGTTAGTACCAGCCGTTATTTGTCTGGCGCTCGCGATCTTGTATCGTGTGCATTATAGAAGATCAGGCCAGCATAAATAA
- a CDS encoding lipoate--protein ligase family protein yields MHGEYKVPGGKLVVADVNLEEGCLSEVSISGDFFLEPDSALNLINEALTGLPETSSHKTLAAAIDEALDEDVMMFGFSAEAVATAVRRALGKASSWLDHQFTLIPPVTLPAAEHAALDEVIADSVAKGLRGPTLRFWDWDDSVVVIGSFQSVKNEVDMAAAKEANVQVVRRATGGGAMFMEPGNCITYSLTVPTSLVDGMSIEKSYEFLDAWVLAALAEVGIKAYYKPLNDIASAQGKIGGAAQKRFANGVVVHHATLAYDIDANKMLQVLRTGREKLSDKGITSANKRVDPMRSQTGLTRTAIIDAFMNQFTQAYQTQVDDYLPQELSAARALVETKYLTEEWLYKVT; encoded by the coding sequence ATGCACGGAGAATATAAAGTACCAGGCGGTAAGCTAGTCGTTGCTGATGTTAATTTAGAAGAGGGCTGCTTGAGTGAGGTCAGTATTTCAGGCGACTTTTTCTTAGAACCTGACTCTGCGCTAAACCTAATCAATGAGGCTTTAACCGGACTACCCGAGACATCAAGCCATAAAACGCTGGCTGCCGCAATTGATGAAGCACTTGATGAAGACGTAATGATGTTTGGTTTTTCCGCCGAAGCTGTTGCTACAGCTGTACGACGTGCCTTAGGTAAGGCGAGCAGCTGGTTAGATCATCAATTTACTCTTATTCCACCAGTAACACTGCCCGCAGCAGAGCATGCCGCGTTAGACGAAGTGATAGCCGATTCAGTTGCCAAAGGTTTACGAGGCCCAACATTAAGATTTTGGGACTGGGACGATTCTGTGGTGGTGATTGGTTCTTTCCAGTCAGTAAAAAATGAAGTGGATATGGCCGCCGCGAAAGAGGCTAATGTACAAGTTGTACGCCGGGCGACAGGTGGCGGTGCTATGTTCATGGAGCCCGGTAATTGCATTACTTATTCATTAACGGTACCCACTTCATTAGTCGATGGTATGAGCATTGAAAAGTCTTATGAGTTTTTAGATGCCTGGGTTTTGGCTGCGTTAGCTGAGGTTGGTATCAAAGCCTACTATAAACCGCTAAATGATATAGCTTCTGCGCAAGGCAAAATAGGCGGAGCAGCACAAAAACGCTTTGCCAATGGTGTTGTCGTGCATCATGCGACTCTCGCTTATGATATCGACGCCAATAAAATGCTACAGGTATTACGTACTGGCCGTGAGAAACTCTCGGATAAAGGCATTACCAGTGCCAATAAACGAGTTGACCCTATGCGTAGCCAGACAGGCTTAACCAGAACCGCCATTATTGATGCTTTTATGAATCAGTTTACCCAGGCTTATCAAACCCAGGTCGACGACTATTTACCGCAAGAATTATCCGCGGCAAGAGCTCTGGTAGAAACAAAATATTTGACGGAAGAATGGTTATACAAGGTAACTTAA